A part of Pirellulaceae bacterium genomic DNA contains:
- a CDS encoding DUF1501 domain-containing protein — MKCRGNGLSRRNFLTVGAIGGLTLADFFRLQSVRADQKNYDFIPAKAESVIHVFLPGGMAHQESWDPKPYSPIEYRGEMGSIKTNTGEVISETLPRLAAIADKYAIIRSMTHGEAAHERGTHNMFTGYKPSPALVFPSFGSVVSHEYGPRKDLPPYICIPGRPNEFAGCGYLSSSYEPFSLGADPAASGFQVRDLSLPEGVDEPRFARRRAALSTVNDYFAARHNSDAVGAMDSFYERAYGLINSPAARQAFDISQEPQELRDAYGQNQAGQRLLLARRLVEAGARFVSLTYGGWDLHDNITPNTRNLMPPLDQGLATLITDLESRGLLNSTLIMVSSEFGRTPKINGTAGRDHWPKVFSVMLAGGGIRGGMVYGSSDPTASEPDSDAVEPADLAYTVYQLLGIVADKELMAPGDRPIEIVDGGRLLSDLIV; from the coding sequence ATGAAATGCCGTGGTAATGGACTTTCTCGCCGCAATTTTCTGACCGTGGGAGCCATCGGCGGGCTAACGCTGGCCGATTTCTTTCGCTTGCAAAGCGTTAGGGCTGATCAGAAGAATTATGATTTTATACCGGCCAAGGCTGAGAGCGTGATTCATGTATTCCTTCCCGGAGGCATGGCGCATCAAGAATCGTGGGATCCCAAGCCATACAGTCCAATCGAGTATCGAGGCGAGATGGGATCGATTAAGACCAACACTGGCGAGGTCATAAGCGAAACGCTACCGCGACTCGCTGCGATTGCTGACAAGTACGCGATCATCCGTTCGATGACGCACGGTGAAGCAGCCCACGAGCGCGGCACGCACAACATGTTCACCGGTTACAAGCCCAGTCCTGCGCTGGTGTTTCCTAGTTTTGGTAGCGTGGTCAGTCATGAATATGGTCCGCGAAAGGACCTGCCACCTTACATTTGCATTCCTGGTCGCCCCAACGAATTTGCTGGGTGCGGATATTTGAGTTCCTCGTATGAGCCATTCAGTTTGGGAGCTGATCCGGCTGCTAGCGGCTTTCAAGTTCGCGATTTGAGTTTACCTGAGGGCGTTGATGAACCACGATTTGCGCGTCGCCGCGCCGCGCTCTCAACCGTCAACGATTACTTTGCGGCTAGACACAATTCCGATGCTGTGGGTGCGATGGACAGCTTTTATGAGCGTGCCTACGGACTGATCAATTCCCCTGCAGCCCGCCAAGCCTTTGACATTTCTCAAGAGCCGCAAGAGCTGCGCGATGCCTATGGCCAAAATCAAGCTGGCCAGCGATTGTTGTTGGCGCGGCGGTTGGTTGAGGCCGGTGCACGTTTCGTGTCGTTGACCTATGGCGGCTGGGATTTGCATGACAATATTACCCCCAACACTCGCAATCTGATGCCACCGTTGGATCAGGGTCTGGCAACGTTGATTACCGATTTGGAATCGCGCGGACTTCTGAATTCGACGCTGATTATGGTTAGCAGCGAATTCGGAAGAACTCCCAAGATCAATGGTACTGCCGGCCGCGACCACTGGCCTAAGGTGTTTAGCGTCATGTTGGCCGGTGGGGGGATTCGCGGCGGAATGGTGTATGGATCGTCCGACCCAACCGCCTCAGAACCCGACAGCGATGCCGTCGAGCCAGCCGACTTGGCCTATACGGTCTATCAACTGCTTGGCATTGTGGCGGACAAAGAGCTGATGGCTCCAGGCGATCGCCCCATCGAAATCGTCGATGGCGGTCGGTTGTTGAGTGATCTCATTGTGTAG
- the lpxD gene encoding UDP-3-O-(3-hydroxymyristoyl)glucosamine N-acyltransferase, producing the protein MLSILRLLGLIAHNGCEHVQSNSLSKDAVMPSVRLDQLAQLVSGTIHGDPSIVVHSALPLQDAIAGCITLADSAEQARRASQSQAAAVVAMHMESQCTKPMLIVADIHSAFTSIVLHMHPELAETAEVASSGLFSSQEALIDPSAVIGAGSTVASGAVVGANCRIGQRSKIHPGVILQRGCRIGDDCEIFSGSVLYRHTTLGNRVIVHANCAVGAFGFGYRQVNGRHIRAAQLGWVEIEDDVELGAGTSVDRGTYGPTRIGTGTKIDNQVQIGHNCHIGKHNLICSQVGIAGSCSTGDYVVMGGKVGLADHVHVGDRAMLGGGTGLMRDVEPGEVMLGAPAGPRKQKLQEWLLVSRLPEMRRELRDLMTRIESLEKVAHCTDGANTCSASGQAIASVAGDTEHKAA; encoded by the coding sequence ATGCTATCCATCTTGCGGTTACTTGGTCTAATCGCTCACAACGGATGTGAGCATGTCCAATCAAATTCACTCAGCAAGGATGCAGTCATGCCCAGCGTGCGGCTTGATCAGCTCGCTCAATTGGTAAGCGGAACAATTCATGGCGACCCGAGCATCGTCGTTCACTCGGCGTTGCCTTTACAAGACGCCATTGCAGGCTGCATTACGTTGGCCGACAGCGCCGAGCAGGCGCGGCGTGCGAGCCAGTCTCAGGCCGCGGCTGTCGTGGCCATGCACATGGAAAGTCAATGCACCAAACCCATGTTGATTGTCGCCGATATCCACTCAGCATTCACGAGCATTGTGCTGCACATGCATCCTGAGTTAGCAGAGACGGCTGAGGTTGCCAGCTCCGGTTTATTCTCATCCCAGGAAGCGCTGATCGACCCCTCAGCGGTTATCGGTGCGGGATCAACTGTTGCCAGCGGTGCCGTGGTGGGCGCAAATTGCAGGATTGGTCAGCGTTCGAAGATTCACCCGGGCGTCATCCTGCAGCGTGGCTGCCGTATTGGAGACGATTGCGAGATTTTCTCAGGCAGCGTCCTATACCGCCACACGACGTTGGGAAACCGAGTGATCGTGCATGCGAATTGTGCTGTGGGAGCTTTTGGCTTCGGTTACCGGCAAGTCAATGGTCGCCATATTCGAGCAGCGCAATTGGGCTGGGTCGAAATTGAAGACGATGTTGAGCTGGGTGCAGGAACCAGCGTTGATCGCGGAACCTATGGACCAACTCGAATCGGCACCGGCACGAAAATAGACAATCAGGTCCAGATCGGTCACAATTGCCACATAGGGAAGCATAATCTGATTTGCTCTCAAGTTGGCATCGCCGGCTCGTGCTCCACCGGTGACTATGTTGTGATGGGCGGTAAGGTTGGTCTGGCCGATCATGTCCACGTTGGCGATCGTGCGATGCTGGGAGGGGGAACGGGCCTGATGCGAGACGTCGAGCCAGGAGAGGTGATGCTGGGCGCTCCAGCTGGTCCGCGCAAGCAGAAATTACAGGAATGGTTACTCGTTTCGCGCTTACCCGAAATGCGCCGCGAACTGCGTGACCTCATGACGCGAATTGAATCGCTCGAAAAAGTGGCCCATTGTACTGACGGTGCGAATACGTGCTCTGCATCTGGCCAGGCTATTGCTTCGGTAGCTGGAGATACCGAGCACAAGGCCGCGTAA
- the lpxI gene encoding UDP-2,3-diacylglucosamine diphosphatase LpxI (LpxI, functionally equivalent to LpxH, replaces it in LPS biosynthesis in a minority of bacteria.), whose translation MSDTRNCVNNLSEATSLATGQSLGLVAGWGSFPIEIAERCAQQGIDLYVIGIRGHADPQLIKLAKHFRWMGVAKLGGHIRFFHKHGVDRVALAGKLFKNRLLYHGMGWLGLVPDWTSVRTLSSIFITRQHNAGDDSILGSVVAAYDRAGIRVLPLEDVAPALLAMEGLLAGPKPNHSQWSDIQFGWQLAGKMGGLDIGQSVTIKDQLVLAVEAIEGTDAMIVRSGKLCPRGGFTLVKVAKPQQDHRFDLPTIGPRTIQTIATAGGKCVAIQAGSTIIVQRTQTLATAERLGITIVSIAAGQMSPTAQSSWPRVA comes from the coding sequence ATGAGCGACACCCGGAATTGCGTTAACAACTTGTCAGAAGCCACGTCCCTGGCTACAGGCCAATCACTAGGGCTAGTGGCGGGCTGGGGTAGCTTTCCGATCGAGATCGCCGAGCGTTGCGCTCAGCAGGGCATCGATCTGTATGTTATTGGCATTCGTGGACATGCAGATCCTCAGCTTATCAAATTGGCCAAACATTTTCGTTGGATGGGCGTGGCAAAGTTGGGGGGACACATTCGTTTCTTTCACAAGCACGGCGTGGATCGCGTTGCGCTGGCTGGAAAACTGTTCAAGAATCGGTTGCTGTACCACGGAATGGGATGGCTGGGGCTGGTGCCTGACTGGACCAGCGTGCGGACGCTGTCTTCGATATTCATCACTCGCCAACACAACGCCGGCGACGATTCGATCCTCGGCAGCGTGGTGGCAGCTTATGATCGGGCGGGAATTCGTGTCTTGCCGCTAGAGGATGTGGCTCCCGCTCTACTGGCTATGGAAGGGTTGCTGGCAGGACCTAAACCCAATCACAGTCAATGGTCCGACATTCAATTCGGCTGGCAGCTTGCTGGCAAAATGGGCGGATTGGACATTGGCCAAAGCGTGACTATCAAAGATCAGCTGGTGCTGGCTGTAGAGGCCATTGAAGGCACCGATGCCATGATCGTTCGCAGCGGCAAACTCTGCCCGCGCGGCGGATTCACTTTGGTAAAAGTCGCCAAACCACAACAAGATCATCGCTTCGATCTGCCGACGATTGGACCGCGAACCATTCAAACAATTGCAACCGCTGGCGGCAAGTGTGTTGCCATTCAGGCTGGAAGTACAATCATTGTCCAGCGCACGCAGACGCTGGCGACAGCCGAGCGGTTAGGGATTACAATTGTGTCAATCGCGGCAGGCCAGATGTCGCCTACTGCACAATCGTCTTGGCCTCGCGTCGCGTGA
- the def gene encoding peptide deformylase: MNIVSELSIIKFPHPTLRYQAKSIRRVDEQLREIIARMFELMYEQRGVGLAATQVDLPLRLFVMNASGNPGEGQEVVMINPVLSRPRGVVEADEGCLSLPNVNARVNRAKTIRVNAYMLDGTEVDRDFSGFEARIIQHEADHLNGKLFIDRLTEGAHVDFADELEALQSEFAAQQRAGSIPDHAALQAQLQYWEQLYC, from the coding sequence ATGAATATTGTCTCCGAACTTTCCATTATCAAGTTCCCCCATCCGACGCTACGTTACCAGGCAAAGTCGATTCGGCGCGTTGACGAGCAACTGCGCGAGATCATCGCGCGCATGTTCGAACTGATGTATGAACAGCGCGGTGTTGGACTGGCGGCGACACAAGTGGACCTGCCGTTGCGATTGTTCGTCATGAACGCTAGTGGCAATCCGGGAGAAGGTCAAGAAGTGGTCATGATCAATCCCGTGCTTTCGCGCCCTCGAGGGGTTGTGGAAGCCGACGAAGGATGTCTGAGTTTGCCCAATGTGAACGCACGAGTCAACCGCGCGAAAACGATACGCGTGAATGCTTACATGTTGGATGGTACCGAAGTGGACCGTGATTTTAGCGGCTTTGAAGCCCGCATCATCCAACACGAAGCCGACCACCTGAATGGCAAGCTATTCATCGACCGCCTGACCGAAGGTGCCCATGTAGACTTTGCCGATGAACTTGAGGCGTTGCAATCCGAGTTTGCTGCGCAGCAACGCGCGGGCAGCATACCTGATCACGCCGCCCTGCAGGCGCAATTGCAGTACTGGGAACAACTGTACTGCTAG
- a CDS encoding serine/threonine protein kinase has protein sequence MMDDGKTRAFVEQEPNSGTLDLQRRYNALLAGGRVNWTTYHALERQLGSGGQGVVYLSARKGADGFHLPVAMKVFSPERFATPQTYQVAMERMARVASQVATIQHDNLLDVHDFVDRNGIRIMVMEWIDGLDLRQLMNSHRLRRVQTLAHDKWDYIASVIATHGPQQTRFKAGVAVAIVRDCLAALAALHRAKIVHGDVKPANIMLKQTGHAKLIDVGSAFEVDAPPPVRTCTPVYAAPEVLEGGNCTPHSDLASLGYVLIELLAGRPCFAGDLSLSELLEAKRKLPQILHELLPPEVTCNSLLVSLCRKFIVTDPLRRFPSAEAAELQKDGLAAFHRQLIFGDLASEYEHDLQLWMREMSRHEFIEVDSLSDSETGSQSFSPSPR, from the coding sequence ATGATGGACGACGGAAAGACGCGCGCGTTTGTCGAGCAGGAGCCGAACTCCGGCACGCTGGATCTGCAGCGGCGTTACAATGCATTGCTGGCCGGCGGCCGAGTGAATTGGACAACGTATCATGCTCTGGAACGCCAATTGGGTAGTGGCGGTCAAGGTGTGGTGTACTTAAGCGCCCGTAAGGGCGCCGACGGATTCCATCTGCCTGTGGCCATGAAGGTCTTTTCGCCAGAGCGGTTTGCAACGCCACAGACCTACCAAGTCGCCATGGAACGTATGGCCCGAGTTGCCTCTCAGGTGGCCACCATTCAACATGATAATCTGTTGGACGTCCACGATTTTGTGGATCGCAATGGGATTCGCATCATGGTCATGGAGTGGATCGATGGCTTGGATTTGCGTCAGTTAATGAACAGTCACCGCCTGCGGAGAGTGCAGACGTTGGCGCACGACAAGTGGGACTACATTGCCAGCGTTATCGCCACGCATGGGCCTCAACAAACGCGTTTTAAGGCTGGTGTGGCCGTGGCAATCGTCCGCGACTGCTTGGCGGCACTTGCGGCCCTGCATCGAGCCAAGATCGTCCATGGCGATGTCAAACCGGCCAACATCATGCTCAAGCAGACCGGCCACGCCAAATTAATCGACGTTGGTTCGGCATTCGAGGTCGATGCGCCACCGCCTGTGCGAACTTGCACACCGGTCTATGCTGCACCTGAGGTCTTAGAGGGCGGTAATTGCACTCCTCACAGCGATTTGGCAAGCCTGGGGTATGTGCTGATTGAGTTATTGGCGGGACGGCCATGCTTTGCGGGCGATTTAAGCCTGTCTGAACTACTAGAAGCCAAACGCAAGTTGCCGCAGATACTGCATGAACTCCTGCCGCCCGAAGTAACCTGCAACTCGCTGTTGGTCAGTCTGTGCCGCAAGTTCATTGTGACCGATCCCCTGCGTCGCTTTCCCAGTGCCGAAGCGGCTGAACTGCAGAAAGATGGGTTGGCAGCCTTCCACCGCCAACTAATTTTCGGCGATTTGGCGAGCGAGTATGAACATGATCTGCAGCTGTGGATGCGCGAAATGTCGCGTCATGAATTCATCGAAGTGGACTCGCTGAGTGACTCGGAAACCGGCTCTCAATCGTTCAGTCCCAGTCCCAGGTAA
- a CDS encoding D-2-hydroxyacid dehydrogenase: MLIDNANIVLCYPVLAEHVRQFRDAFPKANIINAGQEGIAQQIFEADIFVGHAKVPVPWDQAVSAGRLRLIQSSAAGLDHCLVPSVIACDQLQVCSASGLFANQVGEQTLALLLGLLRSLPVFFRQAQHKDFTRRATDDLHGKRVGIVGLGGNGRRLAELLSPFNVEIYATDYYPVRKPPQVAQLWPADRLPELAQRSDILILCVPFNQQTHRLISESIIRRMPRGSYVINVARGQVVDQPALLQALRDGQLAGAGLDVTYEEPLPADDPLWELPNVLITPHVGAQAASRVDDSTRLAIENLKRYFGGQPLLNLVDKRLGFPHPDVMAVNHRV; encoded by the coding sequence ATGCTAATTGACAACGCGAATATTGTTTTGTGTTATCCGGTGCTTGCTGAGCATGTGCGACAGTTTCGCGATGCATTTCCGAAAGCCAACATCATCAACGCGGGACAAGAAGGAATTGCCCAACAGATATTCGAGGCCGATATTTTCGTGGGGCACGCGAAGGTGCCTGTTCCCTGGGATCAAGCTGTGTCTGCTGGGCGATTGCGTCTCATTCAAAGCTCGGCGGCAGGCTTGGACCACTGCCTAGTGCCGAGTGTGATTGCCTGCGACCAGCTTCAGGTGTGCAGTGCGTCAGGCTTGTTCGCCAATCAAGTCGGCGAGCAAACGCTGGCGCTGCTCTTGGGACTCCTGCGCTCCTTACCAGTGTTTTTTCGCCAAGCACAGCATAAAGATTTTACACGGCGTGCCACCGATGATTTGCATGGCAAGCGCGTGGGCATCGTGGGGCTGGGAGGCAATGGTCGGCGACTGGCAGAGCTGCTGTCACCCTTCAACGTAGAAATCTATGCGACAGACTACTACCCGGTGCGCAAGCCACCGCAGGTCGCTCAGCTGTGGCCTGCCGATCGCTTGCCCGAACTGGCACAGCGTTCGGACATCTTGATTTTATGTGTGCCGTTTAACCAGCAAACGCACCGATTGATTTCCGAGTCGATTATCCGACGGATGCCGCGCGGTTCGTATGTTATTAATGTGGCGCGCGGGCAAGTGGTCGATCAACCGGCCCTGCTTCAGGCGCTGCGGGATGGCCAGCTGGCGGGAGCTGGACTGGATGTGACCTACGAAGAGCCGTTGCCTGCAGACGATCCGCTATGGGAACTGCCCAATGTACTAATTACTCCGCATGTTGGCGCACAAGCCGCCAGTCGCGTGGACGATTCAACTCGACTGGCCATCGAAAACCTGAAGCGGTACTTCGGAGGCCAGCCGCTGTTGAATTTAGTGGACAAAAGGCTGGGATTCCCGCACCCCGACGTCATGGCCGTGAACCATCGCGTCTAA
- a CDS encoding PmoA family protein has protein sequence MLRTLGSLLLLAIWNCQNSSAIAQPKLLTAMLTETGDAIQVYRQGDSEPVVTQVARESFRPFLHPIVAPDGQGLMTESSPTHHPHQTGIFWGPTRVNGRDYFHHPGEGYWRRVSSSVLKAQALGPGDSVQWQTVYDLLDAEGQPVMRQSQIWTMRDEDARYILDLQWTGTALTDVTIGKYEYGGLFVRMPWTPQTAGQVMNNARHSGLRAEGQRSVWLDVGLQLAGRTDMAHFAIFDHPQNFSYPQAWRVDSQFGVGPVPTRQGDWSIAGGQQETIRHRLVAYTGHMSNAELMQLWSAYSGIGGDWVEWQLAQEAGLKSEFLTAEQTVAGMTVQEGYRANVFASEPMISQPMAFCWDAQGRLWVAENRDYETRQSGFSADGSSRILILEDTDGDGQADKSKVFLEGIPFPAAIAVGMGGLWLGAPPNLLFVPDSDGDDVADRQAIEVRLTGWGILDRHETLNSLHWGPDGWLYGLQGFATPSRVGKPHGNGRLYQHNDPFPEEVQLDGPAVDINGGVWRYHPFKQRFEVVAHGFSNPWGIDYDEHGQLFITACVIPHLWHVIPGGIYHRQGGRHFNPYVYDDIKTIAQHRHRSAHGGARVYQSDAFAEKYRGRVFMANIHEHAILTDIVHPSGSGFVAEHGDDFGLANNEQWIGFSVEVGPDGSVFVLDWHDADICGKQVLTKDTGRIYRYSAINSQAAAFPNRSANLNLLDDAALAQLQSVPSAWHANHARTILQHRAHTRVLSPESLDMLREQLRTSPTAAMRLRALWTLHVCGAMHADSLTALLNNDQPYVRGWAIQLLCEDFAPPAGAQQAMLALAQQDESAVVRLFLAAAAQRVDTELRWQLIERLALRGEDRADHNIPKMLWFALEPLIQQNESRALTLAQQSQLSLISRFVARRLGDAQRLDPLLAQISDSDGEAQVHMLLGVRDSTDGRFDIQAPAAWATVASKLKSRGGQAALLADQLAQRFGDSQAATEMLQTLQDASAPVADRQQALQQLAGRQHPELRAKLVQLLDIPELHREAIRAIGAFDDPELARQLLRRYAELPDADKIEAIYALSTRSRYGGMLTDAIAHGTVPKRDVPAHVARLLRRIVGNRFVDVWGAVDQLDANQEAVFAKYRELLTPASLQSANLDAGRQLFRRACATCHQLHGDGGQVGPEITGANRGNLEYLLSNILTPSAIIQDDYRMHIVLTDDGRIHSGIPSDEDDRVLRLRVADRELPVVIPKSSIQSREIAAVSMMPEGILNSLSDQEVIDLLGYLQSGPTPAAAD, from the coding sequence ATGCTGCGCACCTTGGGATCGCTATTGCTTTTGGCAATTTGGAATTGCCAAAATTCTTCGGCAATTGCTCAACCTAAACTGCTAACTGCGATGCTGACGGAAACTGGGGATGCCATTCAGGTTTATAGACAGGGAGACTCCGAGCCGGTTGTAACCCAAGTAGCCAGGGAATCTTTTCGTCCCTTTTTGCATCCGATTGTCGCACCCGATGGGCAGGGACTGATGACTGAGTCCAGCCCGACGCATCACCCACATCAAACGGGTATTTTCTGGGGGCCAACGCGCGTCAATGGCCGCGATTACTTTCATCATCCAGGCGAGGGCTATTGGAGACGAGTCTCCAGCAGCGTGCTTAAGGCCCAGGCGCTTGGTCCAGGCGACAGCGTGCAGTGGCAGACGGTCTACGATCTGCTGGATGCAGAAGGCCAGCCCGTGATGCGGCAGTCGCAGATTTGGACGATGCGTGACGAGGACGCGCGTTACATCCTGGATTTGCAATGGACAGGCACTGCGCTAACCGACGTAACGATCGGCAAATACGAGTATGGGGGACTATTTGTTCGCATGCCGTGGACTCCACAGACCGCTGGGCAAGTCATGAACAATGCACGGCACAGCGGCCTGCGTGCCGAGGGGCAGCGATCGGTGTGGTTGGATGTGGGCCTGCAACTTGCCGGCCGTACCGACATGGCTCACTTCGCTATCTTCGATCATCCGCAAAACTTTAGCTATCCGCAGGCCTGGCGCGTCGATAGCCAATTCGGTGTGGGACCGGTGCCCACACGTCAAGGCGATTGGTCCATTGCTGGCGGGCAGCAAGAGACGATTCGTCACCGCTTGGTGGCGTATACCGGCCACATGAGCAACGCTGAACTGATGCAACTCTGGTCGGCTTATTCGGGCATTGGCGGCGACTGGGTCGAATGGCAGCTGGCTCAAGAGGCAGGACTCAAGTCAGAATTCTTGACCGCCGAGCAGACTGTGGCCGGCATGACTGTTCAAGAAGGTTATCGGGCCAATGTGTTTGCCTCTGAACCGATGATTTCGCAACCCATGGCCTTCTGTTGGGATGCTCAGGGGCGACTATGGGTCGCCGAGAATCGCGACTATGAAACGCGGCAGAGCGGATTTTCAGCCGACGGCTCCAGTCGCATATTGATTCTGGAAGACACTGATGGCGATGGGCAAGCCGACAAGAGCAAAGTTTTCTTAGAGGGCATTCCGTTTCCAGCAGCAATCGCTGTGGGGATGGGCGGCTTGTGGTTGGGTGCGCCACCCAATCTGCTGTTTGTACCCGACAGTGACGGCGATGATGTTGCCGACCGCCAGGCCATCGAAGTGCGGTTGACGGGCTGGGGCATTCTGGATCGCCATGAAACTCTCAATAGCTTGCATTGGGGCCCCGACGGTTGGCTTTACGGTCTTCAGGGCTTTGCTACGCCCTCGCGAGTGGGCAAGCCTCACGGGAATGGAAGATTGTACCAGCATAACGACCCGTTTCCGGAAGAGGTGCAGTTGGACGGACCCGCAGTCGACATCAACGGCGGCGTGTGGCGATACCATCCTTTCAAGCAGCGGTTTGAAGTGGTCGCTCATGGGTTTAGTAACCCATGGGGAATTGACTACGATGAACATGGACAACTGTTCATCACTGCCTGCGTGATACCGCATTTGTGGCATGTCATTCCCGGTGGTATCTATCACCGTCAAGGGGGCAGGCATTTCAATCCATACGTTTACGACGACATTAAGACCATCGCGCAGCATCGACATCGTTCGGCGCATGGCGGCGCGCGAGTCTATCAATCCGATGCATTTGCTGAAAAGTATCGTGGCCGCGTGTTCATGGCTAACATTCATGAACATGCGATACTAACAGATATTGTCCACCCTTCAGGCAGCGGTTTCGTGGCTGAACACGGCGACGATTTTGGACTGGCCAATAACGAACAGTGGATCGGATTCAGCGTCGAAGTTGGGCCCGATGGGTCAGTGTTTGTCCTGGATTGGCACGATGCTGATATTTGCGGCAAGCAAGTTCTGACCAAAGACACCGGTCGCATTTATCGATATTCAGCAATCAACAGTCAGGCGGCTGCTTTCCCCAACCGCTCGGCCAACTTGAATCTGTTGGACGACGCTGCGCTGGCTCAGTTGCAAAGTGTGCCCAGCGCCTGGCACGCTAATCACGCGCGCACCATCCTACAACACCGCGCGCACACTCGCGTACTGTCGCCAGAGTCTTTAGACATGCTGCGCGAACAATTGCGCACTTCGCCGACGGCAGCGATGCGCTTGCGCGCCCTGTGGACTCTGCATGTGTGCGGAGCCATGCATGCTGATTCTTTGACTGCGTTACTAAACAATGACCAGCCTTACGTGCGCGGCTGGGCAATTCAACTACTGTGCGAAGACTTTGCACCGCCCGCAGGCGCGCAGCAGGCGATGTTGGCTCTGGCTCAACAGGATGAGTCGGCTGTGGTGCGGTTGTTTCTGGCTGCAGCTGCCCAGCGGGTTGACACCGAATTGCGTTGGCAGTTGATTGAACGTTTAGCACTGCGCGGCGAAGACCGAGCCGATCACAATATCCCAAAGATGCTGTGGTTCGCATTGGAACCGCTCATCCAGCAGAACGAGAGTCGTGCGCTGACGCTTGCACAGCAGTCACAGTTGAGTTTAATTTCCCGCTTCGTCGCACGGCGACTGGGCGATGCCCAGCGGCTCGATCCGCTGCTGGCGCAAATATCGGACTCAGATGGCGAGGCTCAAGTGCACATGTTGCTGGGTGTCCGCGATTCAACCGATGGGCGATTCGATATTCAGGCCCCGGCGGCTTGGGCGACTGTCGCCAGCAAATTAAAGTCCCGGGGAGGGCAGGCAGCCTTGCTGGCCGATCAGCTTGCACAGCGCTTCGGGGACTCACAGGCGGCCACTGAAATGCTGCAAACACTTCAAGACGCCAGTGCCCCAGTTGCTGATCGCCAACAGGCCTTGCAGCAACTGGCCGGCCGGCAACATCCAGAACTGAGAGCCAAGTTAGTCCAACTACTTGATATCCCTGAGCTGCACCGTGAAGCTATCCGAGCCATCGGCGCGTTTGACGATCCGGAACTGGCACGACAACTGCTTCGGCGCTATGCGGAGTTGCCTGACGCAGACAAGATTGAAGCGATTTATGCTTTGTCAACTCGCTCACGATATGGCGGAATGTTGACCGATGCCATTGCTCATGGCACTGTCCCCAAACGCGACGTACCCGCTCATGTGGCCAGACTGCTGCGGCGCATCGTGGGCAACCGCTTTGTTGATGTTTGGGGTGCAGTCGATCAACTGGATGCCAATCAAGAGGCTGTGTTTGCAAAGTATCGCGAATTGCTTACTCCAGCAAGTCTGCAATCAGCCAATCTGGATGCCGGTCGCCAGCTCTTTCGCCGTGCCTGCGCTACCTGCCATCAACTGCATGGTGACGGTGGTCAGGTCGGACCGGAAATCACCGGTGCCAATCGTGGCAATTTAGAATACCTGCTCAGCAACATCCTGACGCCCAGCGCCATCATCCAAGATGACTATCGCATGCACATTGTGTTGACCGATGATGGACGCATCCATTCTGGCATCCCCAGCGATGAGGATGATCGAGTTTTGCGGTTGCGCGTTGCCGACAGGGAGCTGCCAGTGGTCATTCCAAAGTCCAGCATTCAGTCACGCGAAATCGCTGCAGTTTCGATGATGCCCGAAGGCATCTTGAATAGCCTGTCAGATCAAGAGGTCATCGATCTGTTGGGCTATCTGCAAAGCGGCCCCACGCCAGCGGCAGCAGACTAA